The Paenibacillus swuensis genome contains the following window.
CCCCCTGCACGTAAACTTTGCTTACCTATGGTAACAAACCGAACTCATGTGGGTCTAGAGAAACAGTGTTTGCTGAGGTTACAAAAGTGGCTCCCGGGAAACACTATGTTCCGTGTCCAACTTTCGTTAGAGTTAAGCTTGCCCTTGAAAGAGGGCGGAAAAACCTATACAATGAGGGCATTAGTCACGCTAAGGTAAGGAAGGTGTTAACCATGACCGAACAGAACAATACGGAAGAGCAACAAGCCGGCGAACCTAAGAAAATCTCCTTGCAAGAAGCCATCAAACGCAAGCTGGAGCAGAAGAAGCAACAGCAGAAAGACGGCAAAGGCGGATTCGAAGCCAACGCGGCCACCAAGAAGCTGACTTCCCAGAATAATAAGAAGCCGAACAATCAACGCCGCCGCACAGGCGGATCTTAGGTTCAAGCCAAATAAAGGAAGGGATAACTGTTATAGTTATCCCTTCCTTTTGTTTTTTTATTCTTCAGGGACTTGATTTACTCTCAATCTTACACTATAGTTGCGCATCGCTTTGAGATCACCCTGACTCTCCAGCTTGCCTGAGTAAATTAAACTCCTTAGCCTGTATTCATAGTATCCGTGATAAATATATTGTTGAGCGTAACCCATGGCTTCCCCTATGACTCTGACCGCCTTGATGAAATCCGTATACGGTCTGTTCTCATACAATCTTTCCATCATGTTTAACAGGTAGTCATCCACGTGACTTTCATCCACATGGCGAATCCTGTCGTCTTCCCAGATCCTCAACACGGAACGGCTTGTCGTAAGCTCCGCCCAACCTTGTTCCAGAACTCTTCTTTCGTCCTGTGTTATCTGAGGTAAACGAGAAACCTCTTTTAGCGCATCGGCCAATTTATCCGGGACAATTTCACCGGATGTACGATAATCAATTCGATGGTGTGGGGTATTATAAATCTCCTCTACAATATGAACAGCGTTAAGAACCTTCATTTCATTGTTTAAGTTCCTTAATAAATATGCCGCATGCCTTAGTGCCATCTGTTCAACGGCGTTGTTGGCAGACCAGAGAATAA
Protein-coding sequences here:
- a CDS encoding DUF1835 domain-containing protein, encoding MEYMLSWELCQRVHIVSGESLAGGLNVVLTKLNRNTEDRIICLPEQYEMGPLWKMEDDEGRTLRREWFFNHIENHGDREGHAEAEVKVQDLLNCISQIPEHAVIILWSANNAVEQMALRHAAYLLRNLNNEMKVLNAVHIVEEIYNTPHHRIDYRTSGEIVPDKLADALKEVSRLPQITQDERRVLEQGWAELTTSRSVLRIWEDDRIRHVDESHVDDYLLNMMERLYENRPYTDFIKAVRVIGEAMGYAQQYIYHGYYEYRLRSLIYSGKLESQGDLKAMRNYSVRLRVNQVPEE